AGGTGGAAGTTGTAGAATAATCGAAGGAAATGCCGACAATTAATACGCACAGAGGACTGTATCGCTACAATCGTCTATCCTTCGGCGTGAAGTCAGCACCTGGCATATTCTAGCAGATCATGGATTCAATGATAAGTGGACTGGAAGGCGTAGCTGCCTATCTGGATGACGTGATAGTCCCAGGCCACAACAGGAGCATCGCCATAACTTGGAAGCGCTATTCGGAAGGATCCACGAATACGGCTTCCGCGTCCGATTGGAAAAGTGTAACTTTTTGATGGCTCAGATCCGTTATCTCGGATACATCATAGATAAGGACGGACGCCATCCTGACCCAGAGAAGATCGAGGTCATCCGCCAGATACCAGTACCGAAGAACGTGGCAGAGGTTCGTCTAcccttttttattgatttgcttgagctctggccaagattggtattgatatttattaacagctaacgtttcggcgttttcgccttcCTCAGAgcatggaaaaatcaaaaagcctggaaaaagcatccaaacggtaggcaagcACAAACTGCAACACATTGACTACTGCTTACCTCAATAGCTAGACTTGATGACGCAACCGTCTACCTTTTGGCGTGAAGTCAGCACCTGGCACATTCCAGCAGATTACGGATTCGATGATCTGTGCACTGGAAGCTGCTGCGTATCTGGATGACGTGATAGGCCGCACACAAAAGGAACATCGCCGTAACTTGGAAGCGCTATTCGGAAGAATCCCTGAATACGGATTCTGTGTCCGATTGGAGAAGTGCAACTTTTTGATGACCAGAGAAGATGAGGTCAAGATGCCAGTAAGATTGTGGCAGAGGGTTGCTCATTCCTTGATATGATCAACTACTAAGGAACGTTTGTCGCGGAAATGGGACAGTTGTGCCCACCGCTGGATGCTTTGTTGAAGAGGAACGTTCCGTTCAAGTGGTGTGAAGCAGCCTTCTATCACGCCAAGGAAAAGCTCACTTCAGTCCCGCTTCTGATCCCAGTCTGAATATAATTGTCGCGGCCGATGCATCAGGCCATAGAATTGGAGCAGTGATTCTGCACAGGATGCTGAATGGGACCGAGAAGGCAATGTGTCACGCAAGCGGAAGCCTCACCGCTGCAGCAAAGAACTGCGGTCAAATCGAGAAAGAAGGACTCGCTCTGATATTCGCTGTTCGGAAGTTGCACCGTTACATTATGCGTCGATTCAAGCTCCGCATGGATCACAAGCCTTTGCTACACATATTTGGACCAAAGAAAATGGTCCCCGTATTCTCGGCGAATCGACTACAACGATGGAAGTTGATACTTCTCGGATATGACTTTGATCTCGAAGGCGACGGAGTTTAGTCAGAATTGAACGGGACATTCTTACCGCTCAGAGTGCTGCTATGAAAGCACTGCCCGTTACCAGGAAAGCTATTGAAGAAGAGTCCaggaaggatgaaaatgtATTGCAggtcatatggatgctgcatACAGAAACATGGCCAAGTAAGCCTATCAAATCAACAACTGGAAGGTTCTGACTCACGCACTGTGAGTGCAGAACGAATGCCTGTATTTTGGCCACAGAATCGTCGTGCCAACCTCACTTCAAGAAGTAGTATTGAAACAACTGCATGAAGGACATCCAGGAATGGCGAGAATGAATATGCTCGCGTGAGGATATGTGTACTGGACGAACATTAACAGACATCGAAGAAGCTGCTACAGCTGTCAGGAAGCTGCGAAGGCGCCAAAGTATACAGTTGTCAATTTTTGGATCACTGAGAAGAAACCTTGGGATAAAATTCATATCGACTATGCGAAACTACTGAATGGTAGAATATACCCTGGTTGTCGATGCGTGTTAGAAGTGCCCAGAAGTCTTCGAGATGTCGTCGTCGTCTACAACTGTAACGTTGAGAGAACTCAAATTGTTGTTCGCACCATTCCCAGGGTAATCGTGTCAGACAACGGGATGCAGTTTACAGCGAAGAAGTTCCTGGAATTCTACGACAGGCAGGGAATCGAGCACATTCGTTCGCCACCTTTCCATCCTCAGTCAAATGATCGAGTAGAACGCTTTGTGAACGTCTTGAAATGAACCATTCAAGAAATCAAGGAGGAAGGATCAAGGAgaaatttgcagaatttttgcaGCGCTATCGACGAACACCACGTGCGTCAACGCTAGGGCAACTTTCTCGGAGGATGGCACCATGCTATGACAAGGACGATAGGATCGAGCACCAACCACCCGCCTACAACGACTCGAACGGCTCGACAATTCCGTCGATTGCAAGTCGATCCGAAGATGAAGACATACGCGATTTGTTCATCTCAAGGGAAGGTATTAGAGCCGTAGACATGTTAACCATGTTAGTCGTGTATATATTGCGCTATTACCATTGTGTGTAATTTTACTGTGTTGAGaggttcttcttcatcttgtTCAGCCGCGAAATGTACGTAGCACTGTTTGGTGACTTGTTTTGAATTTGGTTTAGTTGTCTTGTTTTGCGGTCCAATAAGTTAACTTCATTGCTTGTACTGCGGATGCAGCAGACATGATGAGGAATTCTTCGCCTTTGTATAACCTTAATCGCTTTGAAGAGCCGACCTATCGGTTTAACCGTGGGTTTTAGATCAGTAGGTCATAAACTCGAattgtttcttccttttccaaaATGGGAGCCACTTGTTAAAAGAAAGGATATCTGCATGTATTTGGCCGTTATATCAATCTACGCTATTTGCAGGTAACACTACAAttcctttttgcttttcctcTACTCTGAAGAGCTTTAACTAGTGCAAGAATTCTTATTAGATTtattggggggggggggggggggggggggggggtcggTATTACGGTTGTGAGTTCTGCCACAAACATTGTCTTCTTGGGATAAATGGTAGTGGTGTTGCTACCTTTCCCATTCATACTATACCAGGGCGAGCTGCCGGCTTTGCTGTTCTTAACTCGGTAACACTGTTGTTTTAAACACAGATTCTAATAGGAAAAGTAAATATGGTAAAAAAGTGGTAAAATATCTAGTCAAGAAAGAGTGTTCTTAAGTTGGAGATTATCGTAGAACTTTATAAATTACCTTAGAAAATACGTCACTTAATCGGCATATGTAAAGAATGTAATGGgtgtataaaaaaaacagctgttcTTGTCCTGTTTTTACCGTCCTTATAattcttcctttcatttccAATTCTTTGTGATACAAATGTACCACGACTTCCTCGTCCTGTTTCACTCCTCATCACCGTTCACTACAGAGGTGAATGTGTGGCTCTCTCCCCTCAGTCAAATGTAGCCTCAAATTTTATCATGCAAACTCGAGATCATTTATCACTCAAGCTCGAGATTTCCCCAGTGCGATACATTGAGCAATCCTATGGACGTTAATAGGCCTTTAATAGACTTCTGCAACTGTTCGATTTCTGATCTCTGAGTGTAGGTGGCAatgggtgcgtgtaaagagggtcccggcggaatttccagcatgccccggtcatgtCTCGTCagggcaattagcgatggtgcgtgtcctaaagagattcactttcgttggcacctaaataatTGACTCTGCTTACTTACCGCTAATCACCGCTgcgtcaccggctaggatataattcactatgtgttgaattgttctggagaatcagacacattcactgcaattttataacgtgaggtgatctcaatttagtaatcgtaccagaagcaagagaaatcctcacgtgaattttgagataaggatgtatagctaatagcttcaaattacgtgcataaaaattttcgttaattccagctctcaaaagtaactcaaaagaagagaattaacgttatcctgtaactcccaagcttttttgtagcctaacttatttctggacagagggaccttctgtatctctgacttccgggaacttacaggaagaaaaagagttcaaatttggtaagatttctagactttctgaaggtgatataaagacaaactcactttctttatttctttatttcctttctttatttGAACACCAtgcaaaatcccatgtacttctatctaacgctattattctttgacttattcggtcattTCGACAGCTTGCATCactcttctttacatatttccttgtaactgcgcagttttctgcgtctctgtggtaGGAAGGACATCTAtggcggttgtctgcgtcttcatgaacgactggagcgtgacctcgtcgagatatgttcgcgtatccgccggcatatccactgggcacattatgtctcggaggcattcgcggagaatccgccggaaccctctttaccgttccccggTGGCAATTCGCATCGGACGGAGAATTTTACGCTTTATATAATGGAAGTTCATAAGATTCGGAGAGGGTTAGCAATTTCTGGCTTAAAAATTCGCTTATTGATACTACCTGATATATCTGATGCTTCTAATTCATGATGGATATATCATTTCCATCATTAATTCAGAAGCAAGAAATAGCATAACaatctgcatatttttttacgTTGCTTTAATGCTGGGGGAAAATTACACCTGATTCGTCACATTGCATAAGGAGCTCACAgctt
This is a stretch of genomic DNA from Necator americanus strain Aroian chromosome II, whole genome shotgun sequence. It encodes these proteins:
- a CDS encoding hypothetical protein (NECATOR_CHRII.G6174.T1): MLNGTEKAMCHASGSLTAAAKNCGQIEKEGLALIFAVRKLHRYIMRRFKLRMDHKPLLHIFGPKKMVPVFSANRLQRWKLILLGYDFDLEGDGV
- a CDS encoding hypothetical protein (NECATOR_CHRII.G6175.T1), coding for MKALPVTRKAIEEESRKDENVLQVIWMLHTETWPSKPIKSTTGRIVVPTSLQEVVLKQLHEGHPGMARMNMLACQEAAKAPKYTVVNFWITEKKPWDKIHIDYAKLLNGRIYPGCRCVLEVPRSLRDVVVVYNCNVERTQIVVRTIPRVIVSDNGMQFTAKKFLEFYDRQGIEHIRSPPFHPQSNDRVERFVNVLK